The Crocosphaera subtropica ATCC 51142 genome includes a window with the following:
- a CDS encoding DUF561 domain-containing protein, with translation MIMHPQLEKALQQRQALKIISGLTNFDTSQVAAIAKAAQAGGATFVDIAASPRLVRHVRSLIDLPICVSAVDAQLLADAVKAGADLVEIGNFDAFYAQGRRFEAPEVLELTQTTRDLLPDTTLCVTVPHILPLDEQVKLAEALVEAGANLIQTEGGTSSHPTHPGTLGLIEKAAPTLAAAYSISRAVSVPVICASGLSTVTAPMAITAGASGVGVGSAINQLNDEVAMVAAVRSLVEALQQSSLHVNV, from the coding sequence ATGATTATGCACCCTCAATTAGAGAAAGCATTACAACAACGTCAAGCCCTCAAAATTATTAGTGGCTTGACAAATTTTGATACCAGTCAAGTTGCTGCGATCGCAAAAGCAGCCCAAGCAGGAGGGGCAACTTTTGTCGATATTGCTGCTTCACCTCGTTTAGTTCGTCATGTTCGTTCCTTAATTGATTTACCCATTTGCGTGTCTGCGGTAGATGCCCAACTATTGGCAGATGCAGTTAAGGCAGGAGCAGATTTAGTGGAAATTGGCAATTTTGATGCTTTTTACGCCCAAGGACGACGGTTTGAAGCCCCAGAAGTCCTGGAATTAACCCAAACAACCCGTGACTTACTCCCTGATACAACTCTTTGTGTGACCGTTCCCCACATCCTACCTTTGGATGAACAGGTCAAATTAGCAGAGGCGTTAGTTGAGGCAGGGGCTAATCTTATTCAAACCGAAGGGGGGACTAGCAGCCATCCCACTCACCCAGGAACCTTGGGCTTAATTGAAAAAGCAGCCCCCACTTTAGCAGCAGCCTACAGTATTTCTCGCGCTGTGTCTGTGCCTGTCATCTGCGCTTCAGGGTTATCCACTGTCACTGCACCTATGGCGATCACCGCTGGTGCATCAGGGGTGGGTGTTGGTTCGGCTATTAACCAACTCAATGATGAGGTAGCAATGGTGGCTGCGGTTCGTTCCCTTGTCGAAGCTCTGCAACAGAGTTCTCTTCACGTTAACGTTTAG
- a CDS encoding transposase has product MEPKTGKTLWYLIPRVNNKWLSLVYEAFAEDVGLNKDKIIFLVEDNAGWHRSQKLKIPNGIIVEFLPAYSPELQPAERLWTLVDEPLVNEYFETIEEIEDILAIRCCLLQNMTEEIKNLTNYHWLKYS; this is encoded by the coding sequence GTGGAACCCAAAACAGGAAAAACCTTATGGTACTTAATACCGAGAGTCAACAATAAATGGTTAAGTTTAGTCTATGAAGCTTTTGCTGAAGACGTAGGACTTAATAAAGATAAAATAATTTTTTTAGTTGAAGATAATGCGGGGTGGCATCGAAGCCAAAAACTTAAAATTCCTAATGGAATAATAGTAGAATTTTTACCAGCTTATTCTCCAGAGCTACAACCAGCCGAAAGATTATGGACTTTGGTAGATGAGCCTTTGGTTAATGAGTATTTTGAAACAATTGAGGAGATAGAAGATATCCTAGCCATACGTTGTTGTCTGCTCCAAAATATGACTGAAGAAATCAAAAACTTGACCAATTATCACTGGCTTAAATACTCCTAA
- a CDS encoding helix-turn-helix domain-containing protein: MPKQAFIAPHLSTEELKEKYRKAKDSVEARRWHFLWKVANGWTVKNSAIAVGISNSYGWKILKSYSTTSLRMVICLWICGTQNRKNLMVLNTESQQ, encoded by the coding sequence ATGCCTAAACAAGCTTTCATTGCTCCTCATTTAAGTACAGAAGAACTTAAAGAAAAATATCGCAAGGCGAAAGACTCAGTAGAAGCTAGAAGGTGGCACTTTTTGTGGAAAGTTGCTAATGGTTGGACAGTCAAAAATAGTGCCATAGCCGTAGGAATTAGTAATAGTTATGGATGGAAAATTTTAAAAAGCTATAGTACAACATCGTTACGAATGGTTATATGTTTATGGATTTGTGGAACCCAAAACAGGAAAAACCTTATGGTACTTAATACCGAGAGTCAACAATAA
- a CDS encoding photosystem II S4 domain protein encodes MLPREKLLKGIENREEMTRIIDQAEIAIKTWEVVVSDFFSPPVTAEVEKAFNQLTEIEIMVWGGYPQAERRRIGITRPEIPLEQSQIPLAALDIAGNFLFDPASHRDFLGAILATGIVRDKIGDIIVLGERGGQVIVVPELVEFLETSLTQVRSVPVKTQRIELSELKIRPPKTKEMTTVEASMRLDAIASAGFGMSRSKMVDAINKGDVRVNWKEITQASHNVESGDLIAVRGKGRLEIGEVAITKKQRYRIQLTRLQ; translated from the coding sequence ATGCTACCTAGAGAAAAACTCCTGAAGGGGATCGAAAACCGCGAAGAAATGACCCGCATTATTGATCAAGCAGAAATAGCCATTAAAACTTGGGAAGTGGTGGTGAGTGATTTTTTCTCCCCTCCTGTGACTGCCGAAGTCGAAAAGGCCTTTAATCAGTTGACGGAAATAGAAATTATGGTTTGGGGAGGATATCCCCAAGCTGAAAGACGAAGAATTGGGATAACACGTCCTGAAATCCCCTTAGAACAGTCCCAAATTCCCCTAGCAGCCCTAGATATTGCTGGAAACTTTCTTTTTGACCCGGCGAGTCATCGAGACTTCTTAGGGGCAATTTTAGCTACGGGTATTGTTCGAGACAAAATTGGGGATATTATCGTTTTAGGAGAACGAGGCGGTCAGGTGATCGTGGTGCCTGAATTGGTAGAATTTCTCGAAACGAGCTTAACCCAAGTGCGATCGGTTCCAGTGAAGACCCAAAGAATTGAACTGAGTGAATTAAAAATACGACCCCCTAAAACCAAAGAAATGACCACCGTTGAAGCATCCATGCGCTTAGATGCGATCGCTTCTGCCGGGTTCGGTATGTCTCGCAGTAAGATGGTCGATGCCATTAATAAAGGGGATGTACGGGTTAATTGGAAGGAAATCACCCAAGCCAGTCACAATGTAGAATCTGGGGATTTGATCGCAGTACGAGGAAAGGGACGCTTAGAAATAGGAGAAGTAGCCATTACCAAAAAACAACGCTATCGTATCCAATTAACCCGCTTACAGTAG
- the pheT gene encoding phenylalanine--tRNA ligase subunit beta, translating into MKISVNWLRELVNVTLTPEALADLLTIAGLEVDEIEDRRQWADGVVIGKIIDRQPHPNADKLSVCQVDIGEENPSTIVCGAPNAKADIYVPVATLGTYLPKIDLKIKSAKLRGVKSQGMICSLAEVGLTKESAGIHIFEEDNLELGADARPYLGLDDVILDITPTANRADAMSMIGVAREVAALTGGKLNLPQPPHTSFSGEQTYPLTVEVSDGNACPTYIGTVIEGVKIAPSPDWLQQRLEVAGVRPINNVVDITNLVLLEWGQPLHAFDLQKLETVARNKDHLIVGVRFAQEKETLKTLDGQARKLNPVNLLITANDQPVALAGVMGGEETEVADGTTNILLEAALFEQVTIRRSSRSQSLRSEASARYERGINYSELELACQRAIALITELAGGTPVTQQISDHRPDRSAESIELRLDRIHHVLGPVEKDGQTTNIAAVDVERILSDLGCRLTPIAGENTVWSVTVPSYRYRDLEREIDLIEEVARLYGYDRFCDELPDKTEAGGLSLEYQTQRRVREVFRGVGLTELVQYSLVKPEKADIVISNPLFAEYSALRTNLLDGIIDAFAYNQSQGNGALNGFEIGRIFRRINGEIAEWDNIAGIMGGDLLPQGRWTRSGKADPMTWYEAKGILESVFERLGISVEYQPDSQDERLHPGRTASLWLYGERLGMFGQIHPQLRQEKDLINEVYGFELDFRCLSKVLNQENLLNPHFELYSTYPAVERDLAFFAALDISVADLTKTMNKAGGKLLTAVELFDDYQGKNVPDGQRSLAFSLAYRSGDRTLTDEDVEPVHDQIRQMLVKEFDVTLRS; encoded by the coding sequence ATGAAAATTTCCGTTAACTGGCTGCGGGAACTCGTTAACGTCACCCTCACCCCCGAAGCATTAGCCGATCTTTTGACCATCGCCGGGTTAGAAGTCGATGAGATCGAAGATCGTCGTCAATGGGCTGATGGGGTTGTGATCGGTAAAATTATAGACCGTCAACCTCACCCCAACGCTGATAAATTAAGCGTCTGTCAAGTGGATATTGGAGAAGAAAATCCCTCGACTATTGTTTGTGGGGCCCCCAACGCCAAAGCCGATATTTATGTTCCTGTCGCCACATTAGGAACCTATTTACCAAAAATTGATCTCAAGATTAAATCGGCAAAACTCAGGGGAGTTAAGTCTCAAGGGATGATCTGTTCCTTAGCAGAGGTAGGACTCACTAAAGAATCAGCAGGAATTCACATTTTTGAAGAAGATAACCTAGAATTAGGGGCAGATGCTAGACCCTATTTAGGTTTAGATGATGTTATTTTAGATATTACCCCCACTGCTAACCGCGCCGATGCTATGAGTATGATCGGTGTGGCCAGAGAAGTCGCAGCATTAACAGGAGGAAAGTTAAACCTTCCTCAACCCCCTCACACCTCTTTTTCTGGTGAACAAACCTATCCTTTAACCGTAGAAGTGAGTGACGGGAATGCTTGTCCTACTTACATTGGAACGGTGATCGAAGGGGTAAAAATTGCACCTTCTCCTGACTGGTTACAACAACGGTTAGAAGTGGCCGGGGTTCGTCCTATTAATAATGTTGTCGATATTACCAACTTAGTGTTATTAGAATGGGGTCAACCCCTTCATGCTTTTGATCTCCAGAAGTTGGAAACAGTCGCACGAAACAAAGATCATTTAATCGTTGGGGTAAGGTTTGCACAAGAAAAAGAAACCCTGAAAACTTTGGATGGCCAAGCAAGAAAGCTAAACCCAGTTAACTTACTTATTACCGCAAATGATCAACCAGTGGCCCTTGCTGGTGTCATGGGAGGAGAAGAAACAGAAGTTGCTGACGGGACGACAAACATCCTTTTAGAAGCAGCATTATTTGAACAAGTAACGATTCGTCGATCGTCTCGGAGTCAAAGTTTACGCAGCGAAGCATCCGCTAGATACGAACGAGGCATTAATTACTCTGAGTTAGAATTAGCTTGTCAACGGGCGATCGCTTTAATTACTGAGTTAGCAGGAGGAACCCCTGTGACTCAACAAATAAGTGATCATCGTCCGGATCGATCAGCCGAGTCCATTGAATTACGTCTTGATCGCATTCATCACGTTTTAGGCCCCGTAGAAAAAGATGGCCAAACAACTAACATCGCAGCAGTGGATGTGGAACGCATTTTAAGTGACTTAGGCTGTAGGCTAACCCCCATAGCAGGAGAAAATACCGTTTGGTCCGTCACGGTTCCTTCCTATCGGTATCGGGACTTAGAACGAGAAATTGACCTCATCGAAGAAGTGGCCCGTCTCTATGGTTACGATCGCTTCTGTGATGAACTGCCTGACAAAACCGAAGCAGGGGGACTGTCCCTTGAATATCAAACCCAACGCAGGGTAAGAGAAGTCTTTCGAGGGGTGGGTTTAACCGAATTAGTGCAATATTCTCTAGTTAAACCCGAAAAAGCAGATATTGTTATTAGTAATCCCTTATTTGCTGAATATTCTGCTTTGAGAACCAATCTTTTAGACGGTATTATCGACGCTTTTGCCTATAACCAGTCCCAAGGAAACGGCGCATTAAATGGCTTTGAAATCGGACGAATTTTCCGACGAATTAACGGAGAAATTGCCGAATGGGATAATATTGCTGGTATTATGGGGGGTGATTTATTACCCCAAGGTCGCTGGACGAGAAGCGGTAAAGCTGATCCCATGACTTGGTATGAGGCTAAAGGTATCTTAGAAAGTGTCTTTGAACGGTTGGGGATATCAGTAGAGTATCAACCGGACAGTCAAGACGAACGGTTACACCCTGGACGGACCGCCTCTCTATGGTTATATGGAGAAAGATTAGGGATGTTTGGGCAAATTCATCCCCAACTAAGACAAGAAAAAGACTTAATCAATGAAGTTTATGGGTTTGAGTTAGATTTTCGTTGTTTATCGAAAGTTCTTAACCAAGAGAACTTACTCAACCCTCATTTTGAACTGTATTCTACCTATCCCGCAGTGGAAAGAGATTTAGCCTTTTTTGCTGCTTTAGATATTTCTGTTGCAGACTTAACGAAGACAATGAATAAAGCAGGAGGGAAACTATTAACAGCAGTCGAATTATTCGATGATTATCAAGGAAAAAACGTCCCCGACGGACAAAGAAGTTTAGCCTTTAGTTTAGCTTATCGTTCAGGCGATCGTACCTTAACCGATGAAGATGTTGAACCGGTTCATGATCAGATTCGTCAAATGTTAGTTAAAGAGTTTGATGTTACCCTTCGGAGTTAA
- a CDS encoding YciI family protein: MPKYILFGDYCENALEKRTPYRQDHLEGLKQQKETGILVTIGPTKDNTKVFGIYDAENAEQVTELIENDPYWKNGIWTDYEIKEWIQAF, translated from the coding sequence ATGCCGAAATACATTTTATTTGGTGATTACTGCGAAAATGCTTTAGAAAAAAGAACCCCTTACCGTCAAGATCATTTAGAGGGTTTAAAACAGCAAAAAGAAACAGGAATTTTAGTTACTATTGGACCTACTAAAGATAATACTAAAGTTTTCGGGATTTATGATGCAGAAAATGCCGAACAAGTCACAGAATTAATTGAAAATGATCCCTATTGGAAAAATGGAATTTGGACAGATTACGAAATAAAAGAATGGATACAAGCTTTTTAA
- the hflX gene encoding GTPase HflX — MDTIYGNLQGLKPSQIKQLKRLYHQKLRGDRFTSPEFAQRLAAVSSDIGQGVCAYVNRRGQVIRVGVGTPRQTQIPALELPRYGAERLSGIRCIATQLKNDPPKESSLTAMVLQRLDTLVVLSVTSEGKMRRGGGATGYVKDAYIAHLLPASEFNPNHTYYWTVSPPMTLETLSEQDFLGLVEGLEAEFRREYVAQQVEGDHERVVIVGLQTGKMSDRTFAEELAEVERLVETAGGETVETIQQKRSHPHPQTVVGKGKVEEIALRVQTLGANLVVFSIDLSPAQVRNLETQLGVKVIDRTEVILDIFAQRAQSRAGKLQVELAQLEYMLPRLVGRGQAMSRLGGGIGTRGPGETKLETERRSIQRRISRLQQEVNKLQSHRSRLRQQRQKQEVPTIAIVGYTNAGKSTLINALTNAEVYTADQLFATLDPTTRRLSGVDSDTQQPYTFLLTDTVGFIHELPPSLVDAFRATLEEVTEADALLHLVDLSHPAWQHHIQSVMTILQEMPLVPGPILLVFNKIDTVDGETLRIAQEEYPLAVFISASQRLGLETLRYKLSQLVQYALNNSSF, encoded by the coding sequence ATCGATACCATTTATGGAAACCTGCAAGGGTTAAAACCCAGTCAAATTAAGCAATTAAAGCGACTTTATCATCAAAAACTACGGGGCGATCGCTTCACCTCCCCAGAATTTGCCCAAAGATTGGCCGCCGTGAGTTCCGATATTGGTCAAGGGGTATGCGCCTATGTTAACCGTCGAGGTCAAGTCATTCGTGTAGGCGTGGGAACCCCTCGACAAACCCAAATACCCGCCTTAGAATTACCCCGTTACGGGGCTGAACGACTTTCTGGTATTCGCTGCATTGCTACCCAACTCAAAAATGACCCCCCGAAAGAGTCCAGTTTAACGGCGATGGTACTGCAACGCCTCGATACTTTGGTGGTGTTATCCGTTACTTCTGAAGGAAAAATGCGACGGGGGGGAGGGGCAACCGGGTACGTTAAAGACGCTTATATTGCCCATCTCCTGCCTGCCTCAGAGTTTAACCCTAACCATACCTATTATTGGACAGTTTCACCGCCGATGACCCTAGAAACCCTCTCAGAACAGGACTTTTTGGGGTTGGTAGAAGGATTAGAAGCAGAGTTCCGTCGGGAATATGTAGCCCAACAGGTAGAAGGAGATCACGAACGGGTGGTAATTGTAGGGTTACAAACAGGGAAAATGAGCGATCGCACTTTTGCTGAGGAGTTGGCTGAAGTTGAACGACTGGTGGAAACCGCCGGCGGCGAAACCGTAGAAACCATTCAACAAAAGCGATCGCATCCCCACCCTCAAACCGTTGTTGGCAAGGGTAAAGTAGAAGAAATTGCTTTACGGGTGCAAACCTTGGGGGCCAATTTAGTTGTCTTTAGCATCGACTTATCTCCGGCCCAAGTCCGTAACCTAGAGACTCAGTTAGGGGTTAAAGTGATTGATCGTACGGAGGTTATTCTTGATATTTTTGCACAACGGGCGCAATCAAGGGCTGGTAAGCTACAAGTGGAGTTAGCCCAACTTGAATATATGTTACCTCGGTTAGTGGGTCGGGGTCAAGCCATGTCTCGGTTAGGGGGTGGTATCGGAACCAGAGGGCCTGGGGAAACTAAGTTAGAAACGGAACGCCGAAGCATTCAACGGCGTATTTCTAGGCTGCAACAAGAGGTGAATAAGTTACAGTCTCATCGTTCCCGTCTGCGTCAACAACGTCAAAAACAGGAGGTTCCTACCATTGCGATCGTGGGTTACACCAATGCGGGTAAGTCTACCTTGATCAATGCGTTGACCAATGCAGAAGTGTACACCGCCGATCAATTATTTGCTACCCTTGATCCGACGACTCGTCGTTTATCTGGTGTTGATAGTGATACACAACAACCTTACACTTTTTTGTTAACGGATACAGTCGGATTTATTCATGAATTACCCCCGTCTTTAGTAGACGCATTTCGGGCAACTTTAGAAGAGGTAACAGAAGCGGATGCTTTATTACATTTGGTTGATTTATCTCACCCTGCCTGGCAACATCATATACAGTCTGTGATGACTATTTTACAGGAAATGCCTTTAGTTCCTGGCCCGATTTTATTAGTCTTTAACAAAATTGATACGGTAGATGGAGAAACCCTACGGATTGCACAAGAAGAGTATCCTTTAGCTGTATTTATTTCTGCGAGTCAACGGTTAGGGTTAGAAACGTTACGGTATAAGTTGAGTCAGTTGGTTCAATATGCCTTGAACAATTCTAGTTTTTAA
- a CDS encoding Uma2 family endonuclease, whose protein sequence is MTIPTLVKWTIEDYHNMIEAGILARKKVELIAGEIIEMTPEKPFHRRVTFKLADYFREKLRGKAIIFEAHPITLFDSEPEPDIAKIKEYWIIDIQNSQVIIFQRPKNDRYLKQFNVTQGVISPLAFQDIEIKSNLIF, encoded by the coding sequence ATGACTATACCAACCTTAGTAAAATGGACAATTGAAGACTATCACAACATGATTGAGGCTGGTATTTTAGCACGAAAAAAAGTGGAGTTAATTGCAGGGGAAATAATAGAAATGACTCCAGAAAAACCCTTTCATCGAAGAGTGACTTTTAAACTTGCTGATTATTTTCGAGAAAAACTAAGAGGAAAAGCAATAATTTTTGAAGCCCATCCCATTACCCTTTTTGATTCTGAACCTGAACCTGACATTGCTAAGATTAAAGAGTATTGGATTATAGATATCCAAAACAGTCAAGTGATCATCTTTCAACGACCCAAAAATGATCGTTATTTAAAACAATTTAATGTTACTCAAGGGGTTATTTCTCCCTTAGCTTTTCAGGATATTGAGATAAAAAGTAACCTCATATTTTAG
- a CDS encoding MFS transporter → MSILNTYANLNPEQRRSLGFLLGVGLLFWISITTLLPTLPTYIKSLGGTRSQIGLVMGSFAIGLLCSRTLLGYLADTKSRKLVLCIGIIVAGLAPLGYLLIQSVFPLIGVRAVHGISIAAFTTAYSALVVDISPIKQRGELIGYMSLVTPIGMSIGPALGGFLQEFWGYTALFIASASFGFLGLLLVNFIQDTSPINYQSTSETKGRIRNFKQMISSHSLVIPALILLMIGLLFGTLITFLPLFLQENNLGFSAGLFYTVAAVGSFSSRVFAGPASDRYGRGPLITVSLLCYFVSMILLTQATGSKQILLAGIFEGIGAGTLIPMIIALISDRSSSYERGRVYSVCLGGFDIGIALAGPVVGSLGSDLSYQTIFTINSSLALAAFFLFISQSNYNFKTSLSFALGREKDLYAFDD, encoded by the coding sequence GTGAGTATTTTAAACACTTATGCTAATTTGAATCCCGAACAAAGACGTAGTTTAGGGTTTTTATTAGGGGTAGGACTATTATTTTGGATTAGTATTACGACCCTATTGCCCACCTTACCCACTTATATTAAATCCCTTGGGGGAACCCGTTCTCAAATTGGCTTAGTCATGGGCAGTTTTGCCATTGGTTTACTTTGTTCTCGCACTTTATTGGGTTATTTAGCGGATACAAAAAGCCGTAAATTGGTGCTGTGTATTGGTATTATTGTCGCTGGACTAGCTCCTCTTGGTTACTTATTAATTCAATCGGTTTTTCCTTTAATCGGGGTTCGGGCTGTTCATGGTATCAGTATTGCTGCTTTTACCACAGCTTATAGTGCTTTAGTTGTGGATATATCTCCCATAAAACAACGGGGAGAATTAATCGGATATATGAGTTTAGTGACTCCCATTGGTATGAGTATCGGTCCTGCTTTGGGAGGGTTTTTGCAAGAATTTTGGGGATATACTGCCCTGTTTATAGCTTCTGCTAGTTTTGGTTTTTTAGGCTTGTTGTTAGTTAATTTTATCCAAGATACATCCCCGATTAATTATCAGTCAACCTCTGAAACTAAAGGAAGAATTCGCAATTTTAAGCAGATGATCAGTAGCCATTCTTTAGTCATACCTGCTTTAATTTTGTTGATGATTGGGTTATTATTTGGTACGTTAATCACTTTTTTACCTTTATTTTTACAAGAAAACAATTTAGGATTTAGTGCCGGTTTGTTTTATACGGTGGCGGCCGTTGGTAGTTTTTCCTCTCGTGTTTTTGCTGGTCCTGCTTCTGATCGTTATGGTCGTGGTCCCCTGATAACTGTTAGCCTTTTGTGCTATTTCGTATCGATGATCTTGTTAACCCAGGCGACAGGGAGTAAACAAATATTATTGGCAGGTATCTTTGAAGGTATCGGGGCAGGAACTTTAATTCCTATGATTATTGCTTTGATTTCTGATCGTTCTTCTTCCTATGAAAGAGGGCGAGTTTATTCTGTTTGTTTAGGAGGTTTTGATATTGGCATCGCCTTAGCTGGTCCAGTGGTGGGAAGCTTAGGGAGTGATTTAAGTTATCAAACCATTTTTACGATTAATAGTAGTCTCGCTTTGGCAGCTTTTTTCTTATTTATTAGCCAATCAAACTATAATTTTAAAACATCTCTTAGTTTTGCTTTGGGAAGAGAAAAAGATTTATATGCTTTTGATGATTAA
- a CDS encoding glucosamine-6-phosphate deaminase yields MTSPHVLTIDSLVTQIYESQDNLSHGAAQIGQKYIDKVLENQAEATIILATGNSQLQFLDILIASQKIDWSRINLLHLDEYLGIEGDNSASFRFYLHERVEKRIHPKSFNYLIGDALEPIEECDRYTKLLKQYPIDLCCLGVGINGHLAFNEPQVANFDDPHWVKIVQLDQQTRWVQVRQGHFKTFEQVPQYALTVTIPTILSSKKIICLAPGENKAETIKQMLQGAISPECPASILRQHSDTTLFLDEKSAKLL; encoded by the coding sequence ATGACATCTCCTCATGTATTAACCATCGATTCTTTAGTGACCCAAATTTATGAAAGTCAAGACAACCTATCTCACGGGGCTGCTCAAATTGGTCAAAAATATATAGACAAGGTCTTAGAAAATCAAGCTGAAGCAACCATTATATTAGCTACAGGTAACTCTCAACTGCAATTTCTCGATATTTTAATTGCTTCTCAAAAAATTGATTGGTCACGGATTAATTTATTACATTTAGACGAATATTTAGGCATTGAAGGGGACAACTCTGCTAGTTTTCGTTTTTACTTGCACGAAAGAGTAGAAAAACGGATTCATCCGAAATCATTTAATTACTTAATTGGCGATGCGTTAGAACCCATAGAAGAATGCGATCGCTATACAAAATTACTCAAACAATACCCCATTGATCTGTGTTGTTTAGGGGTTGGCATTAATGGACATTTAGCGTTTAATGAACCCCAAGTGGCTAATTTTGATGATCCCCATTGGGTCAAAATCGTACAATTGGATCAACAAACCCGTTGGGTACAGGTTCGTCAGGGTCATTTTAAGACTTTTGAACAAGTGCCACAATATGCGTTAACTGTGACAATTCCTACCATTTTATCGTCAAAAAAAATAATCTGTTTAGCCCCAGGAGAAAACAAAGCAGAAACCATTAAACAGATGCTTCAAGGAGCGATTTCTCCTGAGTGTCCCGCTTCTATTTTAAGACAACATTCCGATACAACCTTATTCCTTGATGAAAAATCAGCGAAATTATTGTAA
- a CDS encoding ATP-binding protein, producing the protein MSFTSTLYLCPVLDLLLAKIPDDLQPEIRLGLQEALVNAAKHGNQLDPTKSIVVQFSITQDGYSWVISDQGKGFSSQCNCPDHSLEALPPDESENGRGFCLLHEIFDQVHWDQQKTQLRLCKQVKKRKRQLSLS; encoded by the coding sequence ATGAGCTTCACATCAACGCTCTATTTATGTCCCGTTCTTGACTTACTATTAGCCAAGATTCCTGATGATTTACAACCAGAAATAAGACTAGGACTACAAGAAGCACTGGTAAACGCAGCCAAACACGGAAACCAACTGGACCCAACCAAATCAATTGTTGTTCAATTTTCTATCACTCAAGACGGCTATTCATGGGTTATATCAGACCAAGGTAAAGGGTTTTCCTCTCAATGTAATTGTCCAGACCATTCCCTAGAAGCATTACCCCCCGACGAATCAGAAAACGGCAGGGGGTTTTGTTTGCTGCACGAAATTTTTGATCAAGTTCATTGGGATCAACAAAAAACCCAGTTAAGACTGTGTAAACAAGTGAAAAAAAGGAAAAGACAGCTATCACTTTCGTGA
- a CDS encoding YkgJ family cysteine cluster protein: MKIKQETWQCVQGCGACCQLDPGDRPDLEDYLTPEELDHYLSLVGENGWCINFDHETRKCLIYEQRPRFCRVQPDTFEAMYEIDPSEFNEFAIDCCRQQIEGVYGNQSTEMQHYNREITQNN, from the coding sequence ATGAAAATTAAACAAGAAACATGGCAATGTGTCCAAGGATGTGGGGCTTGTTGTCAATTAGACCCAGGCGATCGCCCTGACTTAGAAGACTATTTAACCCCAGAAGAATTAGATCATTATTTAAGTTTAGTGGGGGAAAACGGTTGGTGTATTAATTTTGACCATGAAACCCGAAAATGCTTGATTTATGAACAACGTCCCCGTTTTTGTCGGGTACAACCCGATACCTTTGAGGCCATGTATGAAATTGATCCCTCTGAGTTTAACGAATTTGCCATTGACTGTTGTCGCCAACAAATTGAAGGGGTATACGGAAACCAAAGTACAGAAATGCAACACTATAATAGAGAAATCACACAAAATAACTAA